ggccatttggggaatgaactagcagatggaaaatgtatttctccctctctgaaattctgcctttcaaataaaaaaatagattttaaaaatacaaagcagaGAATACAGAAGTTACAGGACAATACCAAATGCTCTAACCTAAATGTAATTGGAATgccagaaggaaaagagagaatgaggCAAAAGAAACATCTGAAGATAGAATGGCTGGAATTTTCCCCAACAACAATGAAAGATTTATTAGACACAGCACGCTCAGTAGACACATGGCAGGATCACTATCTGCACAAATTACATCAAATCCAGACAACGAGAAACCAAGGACAAAATACCAAACATACTTAGAAAGAAAAGACACTCATAAAGGGATGGAGATGTAGCACACTGCTCAACAGCTCGGCACACCAGAAAACAGCACATGGACTACCAGGGGAGCTGGAGCCGGCAATGTGCAGCAGGCAACcagagcagcaccagccactCCAGACCCGGCTCTACTCCAGGCCAGACGGACTCCACTCTGCACACCAACGACCAGCAGCACAGTGTGCCCAGTTAAATTGCTAAAAGAAAGAGACTGTGAACATGGAACCCCACATTCTGTGAAAATCTCAAAATAAGAAACCAAAGCCGAGAGAATCCCAGCAGCTTGTCTGCACTATAAGAACTACTAAAGCAAGCCTCTAAGACACAGGAAACATGGCACCAGACAGAGTACGAAATGACAATCTCAAGAAGTGGTTAAACAAAGGCAAATaccaaatatttttgtatttcttttatttccaatCACTCTGAAGATAACTGGCTGACCAAAGAAAAGCAGTAAAAATACACTGATAGCACCACTGAGGGCAAAGCATGGCACGGGCACACTGGAGTACACTAGTGTAAGGTTTTATGTTATATACATGAAGCTGTGTAATATTTCCTGAAGGTGGACTACAATCAATTAAAGATGCAGGCTCATTCTGcaatcattaaaaaattatacaaTCATAACTTTTATAAAAACAATTCAGATTGGTTGAAAAGACTGCATACGTAGTATACAAGAAATTCAATTCAAGTACAAAGATAAACGGAAATTGGAAGTAACAGAATGGTTTGTTAGGACCATTTCCAGGCTGGCCCCCAAGGCCCTCCTCCCCAGGGGCGCAGCCCTGTACTGTGGGGTCACTGTGACCACTTCCAGGCTGGCCTCCAAGGCCCTCCTCCCCAGCGGCACAGCCCTGTACTGTGGGGTCACTGTGACCACTTCCAGGCTGGCCTCCAAGGCCCTCCTCCCCAGCGGCACAGCCCTGCACCGTGGGGTCACTGTGATCACTTCCAGGCTGGCCTCCAAGGCCCTGCTCCCCAGGGGCACAGCCCTGCACTGTGGGGTCACTGTGACCACTTCCAGGCTGGCCCCCAAGGCCCTGCTCCCCAGGGGCGCAGCCCTGCACCGTGGGGTCACTGTGATCACTTCCAGGCTGGCCCCCAAGGCCCTGCTCCACAGGGGCGCAGCCCTGCACCGTGGGGTCACTGTGACCACTTCCAGGTTGGCCTCCAAGGCCCTGCTCCCCAGCGGCATAGCCCTGTACCGTGGGGTCACTGTGACCACTTCCATGGTGGCCCCCAAGGCCCTGCTCCACAGTGGCACAGCCCTGTACCGTGGGGTCACTGTGACCACTTCCATGGTGGCCCCCAAGGCCCTGCTCCACAGGGGCGCAGCCCTGCACCGTGGGATCACTGTGACCACTTCCAGGCTGGCCCCCAAGGCCCTGCTCCACAGCGGCACAGCCCTGCACTGTGGGGTCACTGTGACCACTTCCATGGTGGCCCCCAAGGCCCTGCTCCACAGGGGCGCAGCCCTGCACTGTGGGGTCACTGTGCCTGTGATGACACCGCTGCTGTGATCAGGCTGCTACACGCTGCGGTAGACTCTCAGTCACAGATCCTGGCCAGGCAGGTATTGCTTGAGCACAGGCACTACTGAAAAGCAGAGCTTTCTTAGCCGGTGGCAGGAGAGCCAGAGGGCTCCGAATCAAGAGAGGGAATCCTATGAGATGGCTGAGCTGCAAGAGGCCAAGAGACAAGGATCTCCAGGAACAGAAAAAGATGGGACCGTGAACAAGACAACTGGATCTCAGCTCTAAAACTGCAAGAAAATGAATTCTGACAACCCAAACGTGTGTGAAGTGTTCTTCCTCAGCCTCCAGACAGGAATGCCAAACGTCAGATACGCTGATTTCAGGCTCACAGATCTTGGGCCTGGCTTCTGAGCATAAAGCTAACAAAAGTAAGCTTGCAGTGTTTCCTACATGGCATTAGGAAACCAatacagagagggaaatacaTGCAGTGCAAACACCAAAGACTAGCTGAGCGCCCTCCTCCTGCCACACCACACCAGTTCACAACGCATAGTATCGTAATAAAGACACACAAAGTACAATGACTGAGTAATCAATTCACTAAGGAAAAATAATCCTAAATGCATTATCACATATCAGAGcttcaaaatagaaaaagcaaaaatggacAGAAAAGTGTAACTGATGAATCTACAATTATACAGTAACTAATTGACAAATACTCAGAAAATTAGAACATAAAAGACATGCAGAACAGTATCAACCAACTGACCTGGTTGAGATTTACACAATATGTAAAGACAAGACGTCATAATCAGACGCACCTGGAACATTTATCAAGATAACTGTGTTTTCAAGTCATGaaacaaacttcaaaaaattGTGAAACTTCAAATGTTTGAAACTGAATAACTCATGGGTTAAAAAGGAAGttatgtgggcctggtgtggtagcctagcagctaaagtcctcgccttacacacgctgggatcccataaaggcaccgttgcggtcactttgggagtgaatcactggacgggagatcttcttctctgtctctcctcctttttgtatatttgtctttcccaaaaaaataaataaatttttaaaaaatgtgttcttttttttttaaaggaagttattcaggggctggcactgtggctcagtaaGTTtggcctccacctgtgatgctggcatcccagtagacaccagttggagtcccaactgcttcactttcaattcaggtccctgctgatgaGTCAGgggaaatagcagaggatggtgaAGGTGCACAGGCCcctctcacccacatgggagacctgggtggagctccaggcttccggttctggcccggcccagcctgaGCCAATAGGCCGTcctcatccacatgggaaatgaggatggagtcccaggctcctggttgtggcctggcccagcctgagccaaTAGGCCctgttcacccacatgggagacgaggatggagccccaggctcctggctgtggcccagcccggcccagcccaagCTACCAGGCCCcactatccacatgggagaccaggatggagtcctaggcttctggttctggcccaacccagcccaagCTACCAGGCCCctcattcacgtgggagacctgggtggaacgCCAGGCTCCcggttctggcctggcccagcctgagccaaTAGGCCctgttcacccacatgggagacgaggatggagccccaggctcctggctgtggcccggcctgacccagcccagcccagcccaagctaCCAGGCCCCTCATCCACGTGAGAGATctgggtggagctccaggctcctggctgtggcccagccctggctgctgtggtcatttgaggtgTGAGCCAGTAAGAAAAGCTTTCTCCTTTTTGCTCTGAcccttcatttctctttttgtaactctgcctttcaaataaatagccaaataacattttttaaaaagtcacttgaatcgaaggaaaaaaaatatcagtaataccaaaaagcagaaaaacagagaaaatcagtGAAATTAAGAGCTAGTTCtttgaaaatatgaataaaattaataaatttctaGTCAGACtgatcaaaaatataaaaaatgaccATAGATTAccaataatagaaataaaagataaaactcatcaacactcatgggtgctggggttgggaacaggccatctggtccaggctgtagcacctgtccgcacacccaagaattgggtgtgtgGCGGGTTAGGCCACAACATCTACCAGAACACACAAAAGCCAacactggggggaggggcagagtgtGACAGCTAAGGGCCTAGCattcactggcatgcatgagatctgggtctgaaaGTAGgcttggtgggggaacttgggaacttgggaaattcccctggtAGGCCATCACTCTtattggtgagcatgtgagtcagcgCTGGGTGTTAGGCAGGGCAGGATtgcttcacttgtcagcaggtgtgtgggttggctcggGAAGGGTGGGGGCAACACCAGGcaaaaccatagcacactggcatgtgcaggagccaggatggggtgtgggccatgcaaggctaggctatcacacctaccagtctgtatgtaagccagggatgggggcaagctgggcagggccaggctacagtacacctaccagcatgagctgagcCAGGGGTGTGGAGAAGAGGGGCAGAccaagtcaggctgcagcatctgatagcAAAGCCCAAGATGGgtgatgggctatgccaggctgggtgggaGCAACCACCGGCATGCACAAGACCTGTGGTTGGGAgaaagcctggttggggagctaaggtcCCACACTTGCTGGGctgtggttctcactggtgagtgagagctggaatgggggtggtgaACTGGGATGGACATGGCTACAATATCCCTTGACATGGGTGTGGATGGAGTATGGGGATTGTCAGTTGGGACTAGGCTCCAAGCAAcaactggtgcttgcaagagcaaGAGTGGGATTAGGTTTAACACAGGCTAGGCCAGGTTTCTGCACCTattgaaccatgcaagagctgggtctgggggtggaccaggtatggctggactgtagcatccaacaagagccagaatgggtgtgggctggtcgtgcaaggctgctgtacctgccaggacaggaggtgggccaagttagACCGATGtacgtgagatctgccactgggagatgacctgatagaggaacttgagGAATtcctgtcaggatgcagtccctgcaggtgagcgcaagaatcaAGGCTAGGAGCAGCCCAGTCTGGACCactagcagatgtgagaaccaggacagggtccaAGACATGCCAGattaggccacaatgccagccagttcACAATAGGGCCAGATGGGCTTGGCTAGTTTGCagaacccaccagcaggagctgaaactgggggcaggccaggccaagccaagctgcagcacccactagtgaaTGCCAAGCTAAGGGAAGCCATGGCAGTCTGGGTTACAGCTCCCACCTACATACACCAGACCCAGGATGGGGAgcaagcccagcaggggagctgtggAGGTTCCCCTGTTGGACCACCggtcctgctggtgagtgtgacagctaggactgggggcagaacaggctgggcaggactacaaagCTTgttagcctgcatgtgagctgggttcagggagagccagactgaggtaagcgaccatatccactggtgcaggcttgttgccacagcattggctagcatgtgctgggactggggacaagtcctgtcaggctataCTACTGAACAATTTGGAAAGTACATGATCCAGGGCTAGGAAaggggcctagtagggaaattgtgggcacctctatgatgggctgcagcttccactggtgagcatgagaattagggctgggggcaggcctggctggacagtcGGTGACACATGCCAGTATGAATGTGGGTTGGACAGTGGGATCGGTTGGGATGAGCTTGGTTTTAACACctattgacaagtacaagagccaaatgggatgtggcacagactggaacaatctgctgcacacactggcatgtgcaggaagcgGGGtgcagcaggcctggtgggggttactggggtttctccaactaggctgcaattcctgctgctgtgcctgagggccaagtgtgcagtACACAGGggtaggctaggctgcagtatccacTTGGTTGCTAAGGCCTGTGCAGTGAATGGTATGGTCAGATGTTCATGAAGGACctgacaaccagttcactgaggcctgcagaggaacTCTGGTACCACGGAGGGCAGAATaaactggacaactctcctggccaagctttgacagcaagtatctgggcaaaatgagactctaaggtggactgtgtcggTGAAATAGGCcttgaaggattttctcaaccttgaagccaggaaatcaacagcatctcagaccACTTAAGCAGTGtcctcagaacatgcttcccattggggaccctgggatgacattggctGGCCGTTCCCCTTCCTGGGTGTGatgtgctggggctgctgggagtggccctctccccttctgtctccgctttcccagatacaggaagaaaaaaggagactggaggcagttgtctcattcaCCTCCCCCCACGCCTCGACCCTCCGCACCCCATCTGGAggtccacatgggcacacatcTCATCATAACGtgaacatcaacaaaaataaaatgattattaaaaaaaataaatctacaaacTTTTTGTTGTTAGAACATAGACACACTCACTTGTTTGCTACAATCTATTCTGCTTTCATGTTCTAAGGCAGAGCTGAGACCGTAAGGTCAAACATGGCTAAAATATGGGCTATTGGGACCACTAAAGGAAATGTTTGCTATGAAGTGGACTATACACTTACCACATGGCCTGGTTATCTTTTCTGGTATTTACCCAAGAAACACAAAAAGCTATGCTCACAACATACATATAGCAGCTTTAGTCATAATCACCTAAAGCTAGAAATGCCCCTCAATCTCTCAACTGGGCAACAGATAAACAAACTGTAATATGCTCAcatgtggaatattattcaacccaTATAAAAATGAAGTTTTCCTAGAAATGATAGCATGGACTTTGCTAAATCAAGGGCAAATCTATTGAGTAAAAGATCACACAGGGAATATTTTAGATTGTGAGGTTTGGCaacctgcacagtagcctagtggctaaatccctgccttgcaaccGTTGGGATTCTAtatcagcactggtttgtgtcccagctgctccatttcccgtccaactccctgcttgtggcctgggaaagcagctgatgatggcttaaagccctgggaccctgcactaaatgggagacccagaagaagctcctggctcctgcctttggatcagctcagctctggccactgtggccacttgggcagtgaatcatcggatagaagatcttcctttctatctctcctcctctctgtatatctgactttccaataaaaataaaaataaatctattttaaaaatggcttAGAATAAAACTCTTGGCTCAAATCAGCCCAAGTCACCCTTGTTTCACATAACCCTGATTATGCCCAGTACCTGTGGCCCAGTAGTAGATATCCCAGTCGTTACTGGGCTCATTGATCAGGCGGTCATACAGGTTCAGCTGCTTCTCCGTCATTTGGTGCAGGTGCTCTTTGGCAAACAGACTAAAAACAAGAAGGGGAGAGGCTGAAAAGGCTGCCTGGTCAGAGAAGTGACtcccagcctcctctctgcttaCCTAAGGAGGATGCAGTTCTCCAGCATTCCCCTCTTCCTGCTCTCATACAGCAGCCGGGCCCTTTTGGTCTCTATGGACTCGTCGGTTCTCTCCTGCCATGGAGGCAAAGGTATTTCAATCATGTCTTTTTGGGAATCTGTTGGGCTGTCTCCTCTGTAGAGGCGTCTGGATGACGTCACGCTGAGCAAAGGAGACAACAGGCTGTGCCTTGACAGCACAAGCATCTGAAACAACAAAGTGCAAATACCTATGTCGACGACAGATACCACTGCTGTCATCCACTCAGTGCTCAGCGGTTGCTAACAAGGCAGTGGTGGGACCcggctaaatcctcgccctgcaagcaccaggatcccacaggggcatgccagttcatgtcctagttgctccacttcccatccagctccctgcttgtggcctgggaaagcagcagagaatggtcc
The sequence above is a segment of the Ochotona princeps isolate mOchPri1 chromosome 4, mOchPri1.hap1, whole genome shotgun sequence genome. Coding sequences within it:
- the SDHAF2 gene encoding succinate dehydrogenase assembly factor 2, mitochondrial: MAAAVRAFPAVARMLVLSRHSLLSPLLSVTSSRRLYRGDSPTDSQKDMIEIPLPPWQERTDESIETKRARLLYESRKRGMLENCILLSLFAKEHLHQMTEKQLNLYDRLINEPSNDWDIYYWATEAKPAPKIFENEVMTLLRDFAKNKNKEQRLRAPDLEYLFEKPR